ACAGATTCATGGCTCGGGAGACCGATGACCGCGTCGGTGCTTGATCCCCCAACTCTTGCGCAAACCGTTCAATGACCGACCCAATGGCTTGGCGATCCTCGGTCATGGCAATGCGCTTGGGAGCACGGCGAGCCACCAAGTCCTTGAGCGGCGAATCAGTGGGTTTGGCTGTCGTGCTGGTTGCCTGCTGATATTCCGTTTTTCTGGGATGGACGGATTTCTGTCGGTCGCCGTCATCGTCTGCTAAGAATTCATTCGTCGAAGTATTCGAAGATTCGAAATCTGTATGTTGTTTGACTGTATGTTGTGTGGGGACTTTTTACCCCACGGGCCTGGGGTACTTTCTCCCCCACCCCCTGGCGTACTTTTTCCCCCACGGGTACCGCATCGACGTATTTCTCTGATGAAGCACCGCTCATATTCAGCCGGTAGCTGGTCGGTTCGTCTCCCGATCTTTACTACGACGTCGCTCGGTGACGATGATGTTTTGGGTTTCAAGACTGCGGATGGCTTGCAACAGCGTCTTCTTGGTCAGACCAACGCCGGAGTCCAGCTGACGGCCGTCCTGGGTGCGAATGCCGTTCAACATCTGAGACAGCGAGATGTTGTCACTGGCCTTCTTGAAGCCGAACGTCCGCCGCGTGATATACAGCAGCACCTTCAGTTCCCCTCCGGAGAGAATCGGCAGCAGTTCGTCGAGGTATTGATCTGGCACCTGGGTGGTGTTGGGTGAAGTGACGCCAGCAAATCGAAAGGTGGAGCTGGTGGACTTCAGGCGAGGCATGGGCTCCCCTTCCTGAGACTAAATCCGTACGGACGTACGTGCGATCGATTAGCTGACCGTCCGAACGAGCGTACGCCCGTACGCCCGACCGTCCGGAGGTTCGTCCGAACGATCAGGCGCAAGCTCATGCATCCTCCGGCCTTGGATGATTGGCAAGATACTCGTCAATCGCCAGCCGCACCATTTGGCTCATATTGCCGGACCCACCTTGGATGCGTTCTTGCAGCGACCGATCTTTCAATTCCGCAATCTGGTCTTGGTAAAACTCAAAGGCGTAGCGACTGACCGACCGTACGGGCGTACGTCCGACCGGACGAACAGACGAACGCCCGTCCGTATGTGCAGAGACTGTTGGTTCAGCGTCAACGACTGTTGTAGGAGGTGCTGGTGTTCGAGGAGCACGAGTCGCCTTCACAGGAGCCGCTTTCTTCGGTGGAGCAGGGGAGACCTCGGCAGTGGGCTCCTCATCAGGTTGCT
The genomic region above belongs to Thermomicrobiales bacterium and contains:
- a CDS encoding replication protein; translation: MPRLKSTSSTFRFAGVTSPNTTQVPDQYLDELLPILSGGELKVLLYITRRTFGFKKASDNISLSQMLNGIRTQDGRQLDSGVGLTKKTLLQAIRSLETQNIIVTERRRSKDRETNRPATG